The Deltaproteobacteria bacterium genome contains the following window.
GGGCGGCGACTGCGCCGCTTTTGGCGTTGCTGTTTGTTTGTCACCGCGCGTCTTCGGCGCCGCCACCGGCGCCTTGGCCACGACCGGCGCATTCCCCCCACCCTGGGACCGCGCCTTGGCTACTAGCGCTCGCTCTTCTCCATTCCGAGGGTTCAAAAAAAATAGGGGGTTGCGGGCTTGCTGTCCATACCGAACTTCGAAATGCAGATGCGGTCCGCTGGCGCGGCCGGTTGCGCCGACCTTCGCGATCACGGCCCCTTGTCGGACCCGCTCGCCCTTTTCCACCAAGTGTTTCGAATTGTGCGCATACGCCGTGTAGTAATGATCCGGATGCCGCAAAATTACGATATTGCCATAGCCGGACAGTTTCCCGACGAACGCCACTTCGCCCGCCGCCGCAGCGCGGACGGGATCGCCCAGCTTGCCGCCGATATCCAGCCCGTCATGACGACGCCCGCCGCGCAGGCCGAACAACGAATGGACAGTGCCCTCCACCGGCCAGGCGAATTGCCCATGGAACACCTTCACGGATTTCGATCCGCTCCGTTCCGCCCGCGGCACTTTCGGTACGCGCTTCGCTGCACTCCGCCCGACGATCTGTTCGCTGGCGAATAATTTGTCCGAC
Protein-coding sequences here:
- a CDS encoding peptidoglycan DD-metalloendopeptidase family protein; amino-acid sequence: MALLVDLCYIPRVHAGILLFLIMVLPACATLGVRAGGFHIVKPGDGMASIASRYHISVQELAEWNNLQDESAMKTGTRVYIPARRMDRSDKLFASEQIVGRSAAKRVPKVPRAERSGSKSVKVFHGQFAWPVEGTVHSLFGLRGGRRHDGLDIGGKLGDPVRAAAAGEVAFVGKLSGYGNIVILRHPDHYYTAYAHNSKHLVEKGERVRQGAVIAKVGATGRASGPHLHFEVRYGQQARNPLFFLNPRNGEERALVAKARSQGGGNAPVVAKAPVAAPKTRGDKQTATPKAAQSPPETTVAQRETTPIEPNATMTAAPTQEKWQKHVATGRPRERRVNKPFRARQQ